A single region of the Neomonachus schauinslandi chromosome 3, ASM220157v2, whole genome shotgun sequence genome encodes:
- the POSTN gene encoding periostin isoform X8, translating to MIPFLPIFSLLLLVVVNPANANGHYDKILAHSRIRGRDQGPNVCALQQILGTKKKYFSTCRNWYQGAICGKKTTVLYECCPGYMRMEGMKGCPAVLPIDHVYGTLGIVGTTTTQRYSDVSRLREEIEGKGSFTYFAPSNEAWDNLDSDIRRGLESNVNVELLNALHSHMVNNRMLTKDLKNGMIIPSMYNNLGLFINHYPNGVVTVNCARIIHGNQIATNGVVHVIDRVLTQIGTSIQDFIEAEDDLSSFRAAAITSDILESLGRDGHFTLFAPTNEAFEKLPRGVLERIMGDKVASEALMKYHILNTLQCSEAIMGGAVFETLEGNTIEIGCDGDSITVNGIKMVNKKDIVTNNGVIHLIDQVLIPDSAKQVIELAGNQQTTFTDLVAQLGLASALRPDGEYTLLAPVNNAFSDDTLSMDQRLLKLILQNHILKVKVGLNELYNGQKLETIGGKQLRVFVYRTAVCIENSCMVRGSKQGRNGAIHIFQEIIKPAEKSLHEKLKQDKRFSIFLSLLEAADLKELLTQPGDWTLFVPTNDAFKGMTNEEKEILIRDKNALQNIILYHLTPGVFIGKGFEPGVTNILKTTQGSKIYLKGVNDTLLVNEVKSKESDIMTTNGVIHVVDKLLYPADTPVGNDQLLEILNKLIKYIQIKFVRGSTFKEIPMTVYSPEIKYTRISTGGGETEETLKKLLQEDTPVRKIQANKRVQGSRRRSREGRSQ from the exons ATGATTCCTTTCTTACCCATATTTTCTCTACTCTTGCTGGTTGTTGTTAACCCTGCAAACGCCAATGGCCATTATGACAAGATCTTGGCTCATAGCCGAATCAGGGGCCGGGATCAGGG CCCAAATGTCTGTGCCCTTCAACAGATTTTAGGCACCAAAAAGAAATACTTCAGCACTTGTAGGAACTGGTACCAAGGTGCCATCTGTGGAAAGAAAAC GACTGTGTTATATGAATGTTGCCCTGGTTATATGAGAATGGAAGGAATGAAAGGCTGTCCAGCAG TTTTGCCAATTGACCATGTTTATGGCACTCTGGGCATCGTGGGAACCACCACAACACAGCGTTATTCCGATGTCTCAAGACTGAGAGAAGAGATTGAAGGGAAGGGATCATTCACTTACTTTGCACCGAGTAATGAGGCTTGGGACAACTTGGATTct GATATCCGGAGAGGCTTGGAGAGCAATGTAAATGTTGAATTATTGAATGCTTTACATAGCCATATGGTTAATAACAGAATGTTGACCAAGGACTTAAAAAATGGCATGATTATTCCTTCAATGTATAACAATTTGGGGCTTTTCATTAACCATTATCCTAATGGG GTTGTCACTGTTAACTGCGCTCGAATCATCCATGGGAACCAGAttgcaacaaatggtgttgtaCATGTCATTGACCGTGTCCTTACACAAATTGGTACCTCAATTCAAGACTTCATTGAAGCAGAAGATGACCTCTCATCTTTTAGG GCAGCTGCTATCACTTCTGATATACTGGAGTCCCTTGGAAGAGATGGTCACTTCACACTCTTTGCTCCCACCAATGAGGCTTTTGAGAAACTTCCACGAGGTGTCCTAGAAAGGATCATGGGAGACAAAGTGGCTTCTGAAG CTCTCATGAAGTACCACATTTTGAACACTCTCCAGTGTTCTGAAGCTATCATGGGAGGAGCAGTCTTTGAGACTCTGGAAGGAAACACCATTGAGATAGGATGTGACGGTGACAGCATAACAGTAAATGGAATCAAAATGGTGAACAAAAAAGATATTGTGACAAATAATGGTGTCATCCATTTGATTGATCAGGTCCTAATTCCTGATTCTG CCAAACAAGTTATTGAGCTGGCTGGAAATCAGCAAACCACTTTCACAGACCTCGTGGCCCAGTTAGGCTTGGCATCCGCCCTTCGGCCAGATGGAGAATACACTTTGCTGGCACCTGTGAATAATGCATTTTCAG ATGATACTCTGAGCATGGATCAGCGGCTTCTTAAATTAATTCTGCAGAATCACATATTGAAAGTAAAAGTTGGCCTTAATGAGCTTTACAACGGACAAAAGCTCGAAACCATTGGAGGCAAACAGCTCAGAGTCTTCGTCTATCGTACA GCTGTCTGCATTGAAAATTCATGCATGGTGAGAGGAAGCAAACAAGGAAGAAATGGTGCCATTCACATATTCCAAGAGATCATCAAGCCAGCAGAGAAATCCctccatgaaaaattaaaacaagataagcGCTTTAG CATCTTCCTCAGCCTACTTGAAGCTGCAGACTTGAAAGAGCTCCTGACACAACCTGGGGATTGGACTTTATTTGTTCCAACCAATGATGCCTTCAAGGGAAtgacaaatgaagaaaaggaaattctgattC GTGACAAAAATGCCCTTCAAAACATCATCCTTTATCACCTAACACCAGGAGTTTTCATTGGAAAAGGATTCGAACCTGGTGTTACTAACATTCTGAAGACCACACAAGGAAGCAAAATCTATCTGAAAGGA GTAAATGATACACTTCTGGTGAACGAAGTGAAATCAAAAGAATCTGACATCATGACAACAAACGGTGTCATTCATGTTGTAGATAAACTCCTCTACCCAGCAG ACACACCTGTTGGAAATGATCAGCTGCTGGAAATACTTAATAAACTGATCAAATACATCCAAATTAAG tTTGTTCGTGGTAGCACCTTCAAAGAAATCCCCATGACTGTTTACA